A window of the Citrus sinensis cultivar Valencia sweet orange chromosome 9, DVS_A1.0, whole genome shotgun sequence genome harbors these coding sequences:
- the LOC127899629 gene encoding wall-associated receptor kinase 2-like: protein MGFLKMPFRLIMLVVRVQLLLLAMSCHCSTSRASTASAAHAQAKPGCLNRCGDVEIPYPFGTEPGCFLNEEFRITCNDTHFNPPKPFLWDSNVDVVNISIDGHLNVMQFTAKDCYDRKGNSVDSNQPSITFSKLSVSKGNKFVVIGCDSFAFVSSDSLGEDSYESSCTSTCQSFDDVTNGSCVGIGCCQIEIPGGLKQLDVVASSYNNHTNVSSFNPCTYAFVVDKSEFHFTSNYLALGGMPDEFPIVLDWEITTNETCEEAKICGPNASCDKSKDNTTTSSGYHCKCNKGYEGNPYLSDGCQDVNECNDPKLHDCKEICVNTEGSYTCHCPKGFHGDGRKYGGGCTPNQHTVIKVTLGVGISFVVAIMSISWLHFLWKRRRHMKLKEKFFEQNGGSILQHELSKLQGRSSEKAKIFTEEEIKTVTNNYANVIGCGGSGLVYKGFLPNKTPVAVKKSKIVDQTKIDEFINELVVVSQINRRNVVRLLGCCLETQVPLLVYEFVGNGTLFEHIHKKGNLSWERRLRIAAETAGVLSYLHSETNVPIIHRDVKSANILLDENYTPKVSDFGASKLVPIDAIQNYTVVQGTLGYVDPEYLQTCKLTDKSDVYSFGVVLAELLTGKMALLSDKPEEERSLAMNFLSSLKQNRLLEILDNRIVNDGNKQQLKEVAKLAARCISVRGEERPTMKEVAFELQGRLSLMSNGQYYLRDNVESNGAQETEYFTATFYECRDGIGSHTTPTDGYDSMQQPELMAFDDER from the exons ATGGGATTCCTCAAAATGCCTTTCCGACTTATTATGCTGGTGGTGCGAGTGCAGCTGCTACTGCTAGCAATGAGCTGCCACTGCAGTACTTCTAGAGCAAGTACTGCCTCTGCTGCTCATGCTCAAGCCAAGCCTGGCTGCCTCAATCGTTGTGGAGACGTCGAGATCCCGTATCCATTCGGTACAGAGCCTGGTTGTTTCCTGAACGAAGAGTTTCGCATCACTTGTAACGACACTCATTTCAACCCACCCAAACCATTCTTATGGGATTCAAATGTCGACGTTGTCAACATATCCATCGACGGTCACTTGAATGTCATGCAATTCACCGCAAAAGACTGCTATGACCGTAAGGGCAATTCGGTAGACAGCAACCAGCCTAGCATCACTTTCTCCAAATTGTCTGTCTCTAAGGGAAACAAGTTCGTAGTCATTGGCTGTGACAGCTTCGCTTTCGTAAGTAGTGATTCCTTGGGTGAGGACAGCTACGAATCCAGCTGCACGTCCACGTGCCAAAGCTTTGACGATGTCACCAACGGATCCTGCGTCGGCATTGGATGTTGCCAGATTGAGATTCCTGGAGGGCTGAAACAACTCGACGTGGTGGCATCCAGCTATAACAATCACACAAATGTGTCATCATTCAATCCATGCACTTATGCGTTTGTTGTTGATAAAAGCGAGTTCCATTTCACCTCCAATTATCTTGCTTTGGGGGGCATGCCAGACGAGTTTCCTATAGTGCTTGATTGGGAAATAACCACAAATGAAACATGTGAAGAAGCAAAAATATGTGGACCTAATGCATCCTGCGATAAATCCAAGGATAACACCACTACTTCGTCCGGCTATCATTGCAAATGCAACAAAGGTTATGAAGGCAATCCATACCTCTCTGATGGTTGCCAAG ATGTTAATGAGTGCAATGATCCAAAACTTCATGACTGCAAAGAAATATGCGTAAACACAGAAGGAAGTTATACATGTCACTGCCCCAAGGGGTTTCATGGGGATGGGAGAAAATATGGAGGAGGCTGTACACCCAATCAACATACTGTGATTAAGGTCACTCTAG GGGTTGGCATAAGCTTTGTAGTTGCAATTATGAGCATCTCTTGGCTTCACTTTCTGTGGAAGAGAAGAAGGCACATGAAActcaaagaaaaattctttGAGCAAAATGGTGGAAGTATTCTACAACATGAGCTCTCCAAATTGCAAGGTCGATCTTctgaaaaagcaaaaattttCACTGAAGAAGAAATCAAGACGGTGACAAACAACTACGCCAACGTGATTGGCTGCGGAGGCTCTGGCTTGGTATACAAAGGATTTTTACCAAACAAAACTCCAGTTGCCGTAAAGAAGTCCAAAATTGTTGatcaaacaaaaattgatgaaTTCATCAATGAACTGGTTGTGGTCTCGCAGATCAACCGCAGGAATGTGGTAAGGTTATTAGGTTGCTGTTTGGAGACACAAGTGCCTTTACTAGTTTACGAGTTTGTCGGAAATGGCACCCTCTTTGAGCATATTCATAAGAAAGGGAACCTTTCCTGGGAACGGCGTTTGAGGATTGCAGCAGAAACTGCAGGAGTGCTTTCGTATTTGCATTCTGAAACTAATGTTCCAATAATTCACAGAGACGTCAAATCTGCCAACATACTCTTGGATGAAAATTACACCCCCAAGGTTTCTGATTTTGGTGCTTCAAAATTGGTTCCAATTGATGCAATTCAAAATTACACAGTGGTGCAAGGAACTCTTGGGTACGTAGATCCTGAGTACTTGCAGACTTGCAAGTTGACAGACAAAAGTGATGTCTACAGCTTTGGAGTTGTTCTTGCGGAGCTACTGACAGGAAAGATGGCGCTTTTGTCAGATAAGCCTGAGGAGGAAAGGAGTCTGGCtatgaattttctttcttcattgaAACAGAATCGTTTGCTTGAGATTCTTGATAACCGTATTGTGAACGATGGCAATAAGCAGCAGCTGAAGGAAGTGGCAAAGCTAGCGGCTAGGTGCATAAGTGTAAGAGGTGAGGAAAGGCCTACTATGAAGGAAGTAGCGTTCGAATTACAAGGACGACTGAGCCTGATGTCGAACGGCCAGTACTACTTGCGGGATAATGTTGAATCCAATGGTGCCCAAGAGACCGAATACTTTACTGCTACTTTTTATGAATGTCGAGATGGTATTGGTAGCCATACAACTCCGACAGATGGATACGACAGTATGCAGCAACCCGAACTGATGGCGTTTGATGATGAGAGATGA
- the LOC102606746 gene encoding G-type lectin S-receptor-like serine/threonine-protein kinase SD3-1, translated as MLQQDTVFCGSLFMLCVSIGLLLFQVVVSDIPLGSKLSVVENDLWLSSNGDFALGFFNRSDQPNQFGIGIRFNSRSIPVDKQTVVWVAGADAAVGNSSRSFFQLTQNGELLLFDGSGGVPVWTTKTSQLSVASAVLRDDGNFVLLNDKKEIVWQSFDTPTDTLLPGQKLSVSEGLRATSRNPVSSYYTLYMSDLGQLELRWESSINYWKSGGPSHLNLSAVLTSNGTLQFLDQNLEPVWSVSGADHHESVKFRFLRLDLDGNLRLYSWVEVSRSWRSVWQAVENQCNVFATCGERGICVFNSSGSPDCKCPFKYNSASNSKCLLPNQCKSSSTWVELEHTLLYGMYPANDSISQSSLQRCKDMCLHDSLCMAVTFTNNRAAECRMITTQYVSGYSDPSISSASFVKKCPYSDPLAADFTFPMNSAPISPLRQSYRPCIRCLIGAASGAFVVFIVVHIWIGFWLHRKRKFLRRKAAVAFKGPDLKGLIMLSFCEIKEFSENFKYPIGPKMFKGMLPHIDNQPVAIKELDTTTEQRKFRGAVSKIGNIHHKNLTKLEGYCCEFSHRYLVYEFAQNGSIDRYIEDSKLFKRLTWKKRVDICTSVARALCYLHTECREFVSHGNLKCENVLLDENFEAKVTDFGLGIFHGDASIYGTSAGKDVEDFGKMVLILVNGSREVEDVCEWAYNEWMEGRPETIIDKRIVGGVDPEKLERVLRIAFWCLQNDERMRPSMGEVLNVLEGTLTVDPPPFPFACRRPVEEEDSYESSLESYSATEH; from the coding sequence ATGCTTCAACAGGATACGGTCTTTTGCGGTTCACTTTTCATGCTGTGTGTCTCTATTGGGTTGTTGCTATTTCAAGTCGTTGTTTCTGACATTCCATTGGGTTCAAAGCTCTCTGTAGTGGAAAATGACTTGTGGTTATCTTCAAATGGTGATTTTGCTCTTGGATTCTTCAACCGTTCTGATCAGCCTAATCAGTTTGGTATTGGGATTCGTTTCAATTCGAGATCTATTCCTGTTGACAAACAAACGGTAGTTTGGGTTGCTGGAGCTGATGCTGCAGTTGGTAATAGTAGTAGGTCTTTTTTTCAGCTTACACAAAATGGGGAACTGCTTTTGTTTGATGGCTCTGGGGGAGTCCCTGTGTGGACTACCAAAACAAGCCAATTGTCTGTTGCTTCAGCAGTCCTCCGAGATGATGGCAATTTTGTTTTACTGAATGACAAGAAAGAAATTGTATGGCAAAGCTTTGATACTCCAACAGATACACTTCTTCCAGGGCAGAAATTATCTGTTTCTGAAGGTCTCAGAGCTACTAGCAGAAACCCCGTATCAAGTTACTATACTCTTTACATGAGTGATTTGGGTCAATTAGAACTCAGATGGGAAAGTAGTATTAATTACTGGAAGAGTGGTGGACCTTCCCATTTGAATCTTAGTGCTGTTCTCACCTCTAATGGAACCCTGCAGTTTCTTGATCAAAATTTGGAGCCAGTCTGGTCCGTCTCTGGAGCAGATCATCATGAATCAGTGAAGTTCCGGTTCCTTAGGCTAGATCTGGATGGCAATCTGCGCCTGTATTCGTGGGTTGAAGTTTCACGGTCATGGAGATCAGTTTGGCAGGCTGTTGAAAATCAGTGCAATGTCTTTGCAACCTGTGGTGAACGGGGCATCTGTGTATTCAATTCATCTGGATCCCCAGACTGCAAGTGCCCATTTAAGTACAATTCTGCTTCTAACTCGAAATGTTTGCTTCCGAATCAGTGCAAATCTAGTTCCACTTGGGTTGAACTCGAGCACACATTACTCTATGGAATGTACCCAGCAAACGATTCAATTTCGCAATCTAGTTTACAACGATGCAAAGACATGTGTCTGCATGATTCACTGTGTATGGCTGTAACCTTCACAAATAATAGGGCTGCAGAATGCCGAATGATAACAACCCAATATGTGAGTGGTTACTCAGACCCCTCTATTAGTTCTGCTTCTTTTGTCAAGAAGTGTCCATATTCTGACCCGTTAGCTGCTGATTTCACTTTCCCAATGAACTCTGCACCAATTTCTCCACTCAGGCAATCTTATCGGCCCTGCATTCGTTGCCTAATCGGGGCAGCTTCAGGCGCATTTGTTGTGTTTATTGTAGTTCACATATGGATTGGTTTTTGGTTgcacagaaaaagaaaatttttaaggaGGAAAGCTGCAGTAGCTTTCAAAGGGCCCGACTTAAAGGGTTTGATTATGTTATCCTTTTGTGAAATTAAGGAGTTTTCGGAGAATTTCAAGTACCCAATCGGACCAAAGATGTTCAAAGGCATGCTACCGCACATTGACAACCAGCCAGTTGCTATCAAAGAGCTGGATACAACCACAGAACAGAGAAAGTTCCGTGGTGCAGTGTCAAAGATAGGGAACATTCATCACAAAAACCTGACCAAGCTGGAAGGTTATTGCTGTGAGTTCAGTCACAGATACCTTGTCTATGAATTTGCCCAAAATGGTTCTATTGACAGATATATAGAAGATTCTAAGCTATTCAAGAGGCTGACATGGAAAAAGAGAGTTGATATATGCACAAGTGTGGCGAGGGCACTTTGTTATTTGCACACTGAGTGTAGAGAATTTGTAAGCCATGGGAAtttgaaatgtgaaaatgtgctcttggatgaaaattttgaggcCAAAGTTACTGATTTTGGCCTTGGGATTTTTCATGGTGATGCATCAATCTATGGTACTTCAGCAGGGAAAGACGTAGAAGATTTTGGCAAGATGGTGTTGATATTAGTAAACGGATCTCGAGAAGTTGAAGATGTTTGTGAATGGGCATACAATGAGTGGATGGAGGGGCGGCCAGAGACAATAATAGATAAAAGAATCGTTGGTGGGGTGGATCCAGAGAAGTTGGAGCGTGTTCTGAGAATCGCATTTTGGTGTCTTCAAAATGATGAACGAATGAGACCTTCCATGGGTGAGGTACTGAATGTACTAGAGGGCACATTGACAGTTGATCCTCCTCCATTTCCTTTTGCATGCCGAAGGCCAGTGGAGGAAGAAGACTCATACGAGTCAAGCTTGGAGTCATATAGTGCAACTGAACATTGA